Proteins from a genomic interval of Hemicordylus capensis ecotype Gifberg chromosome 14, rHemCap1.1.pri, whole genome shotgun sequence:
- the LOC128337695 gene encoding uncharacterized protein LOC128337695 translates to MPSRKGPGKEKGKGKAPAPKRPQARPREPDPSSGSEDEGQLVMARILSRLEALESRKKATRGEGSKAVGKQGARKAGNQPNKQLQLLQSIEARLDALESGEGEATGAMENASRNALDADVGSFGGALSNSRPSSQGASRSFSTPPMEPWILEAEEAIRLSLAPSTRVRYASAIREFHAFRVDTGLEDLWPIPVEHIMRYSTHLHGRGLATGSIGGKLAALAFQAKMKGFADSTTDFRVRRMLEGWARVNPSQPDTRVPLAPTTLQQVLPLFNDICFSNFEVRLLRASCLVAFFGALRISELVASSRSDTSAWALQWGDARVERDKVELHLRRAKTDQKGKGATITLAEGTDEGLCPVRAMRDYMAVRGEGEGQLFRHADATPLTRFQFWALVKEALRRAGLDPRVYGTHSFRIGAASSVAAAGLTEKRIRALGRWRSSACRRYIRPLPK, encoded by the exons ATGCCATCAAGGAAAGGGCCCggtaaggagaaggggaaggggaaggccccGGCCCCTAAGCGGCCTCAAGCACGGCCCAGGGAACCCGACCCCTCCTCGGGATCAGAGGATGAAGGGCAGCTGGTAATGGCGAGGATCTTGTCTCGCTTAGAGGCGTTGGAGTCCAGGAAGAAAGCTACTCGAGGGGAGGGGTCCAAGGCGGTTGGAAAGCAGGGTGCGAGAAAAGCGGGGAACCAACCTAATAAGCAGCTGCAACTTTTACAGTCCATTGAGGCGAGGCTGGATGCACTGGAGAGTGGCGAAGGGGAGGCAACTGGAGCAATGGAGAATGCCAGCCGGAACGCCTTGGATGCAGATGTCGGGTCTTTTG GAGGAGCGCTTTCGAACTCTCGCCCCAGCAGCCAGGGAGCTTCCCGAAGTTTTTCCACTCCACCTATGGAACCTTGGATTCTAGAGGCAGAGGAGGCCATTCGCCTATCCCTAGCACCTAGCACAAGAGTGCGCTATGCGTCGGCTATCCGTGAGTTTCATGCATTTAGGGTTGACACAGGGCTGGAGGACCTATGGCCCATCCCAGTCGAGCACATAATGCGCTATAGCACACATTTACATGGGAGGGGCTTGGCCACGGGGTCCATTGGGGGTAAGTTGGCAGCACTGGCTTTCCAGGCCAAAATGAAGGGGTTCGCGGACTCCACCACTGACTTCCGGGTGCGCAGAATGCTCGAGGGATGGGCGCGAGTAAACCCCTCTCAACCAGATACGAGGGTCCCACTGGCGCCAACAACACTGCAACAGGTGCTCCCACTTTTTAATGATATTTGTTTTTCCAACTTTGAGGTACGGTTGCTCAGGGCTTCCTGCCTCGTGGCCTTCTTCGGTGCCCTGCGAATCAGTGAGCtggtcgcctcctccaggtctgATACATCAGCGTGGGCCCTGCAGTGGGGGGATGCCCGGGTAGAGAGGGACAAGGTGGAGTTGCACCTGAGGCGGGCTAAGACCGACCAGAAGGGCAAGGGAGCCACCATCACCCTGGCAGAGGGGACTGATGAGGGCCTGTGCCCGGTGAGGGCCATGAGGGATTACATGGCGGtgcgtggggagggagaaggccagTTGTTCCGTCATGCGGATGCTACGCCCTTGACGCGCTTCCAGTTCTGGGCTCTGGTCAAAGAGGCTTTGAGGAGGGCAGGCCTGGACCCGCGTGTTTATGGCACCCACTCCTTTCGGATAGGGGCAGCATCTTCAGTTGCAGCCGCGGGGCTGACGGAAAAGCGGATCCGGGCGTTGGGGAGGTGGCGTTCATCCGCATGTCGCCGCTACATACGCCCACTGCCGAAGTGA